One genomic window of Muntiacus reevesi chromosome 4, mMunRee1.1, whole genome shotgun sequence includes the following:
- the TMEM106C gene encoding transmembrane protein 106C: MGSPHSIYAHRPFSKRRKADDTEDSLAEREQQEAIAQFPYVEFTGRDSITCLTCQGTGYIPEQVNELVALIPHSDQRLRPQRTKQYVLLSILLCLLASGLVVFFLFPHSVLVDDDGIKVVKVTFNEQRSLVILAITATLKIRNSNFYSVAVTSLSSEVQYMNTVVGSYMTTNISHIPPRSEHLVNFTAKAEMGGPYSYVYFFCTLPYIGVHNIVVFIRTSVKISYIGHMTQSSLETHHYVDCGVNSTTV, from the exons ATGGGGTCCCCTCATTCCATCTATGCTCACCGGCCTTTCAGCAAGCGAAGGAAAGCAGATGACACTGAGGATTCTCTGGCCGAACGGGAGCAGCAGGAGGCCATTGCTCAGTTCCCCTATGTGGAGTTCACCGGGCGAGATAGCATTACCTGTCTTACGTGTCAGGGGACAGGCTACATTCCAG AGCAAGTTAATGAGTTGGTGGCTTTGATCCCTCACAGCGATCAGCGGTTGCGTCCTCAGAGAAC TAAGCAGTATGTCCTCCTGTCTATCCTGCTCTGCCTCCTGGCGTCCGGTTTGGTGGTTTTCTTCCTGTTTCCACATTCAGTCCTCGTGGATGATGATGGCATCAAAgtggtaaaagtcacatttaaTGAGCAGAGGTCCCTTGTCATCCTCGCCATCACG GCCACCCTGAAAATTAGAAACTCCAACTTCTACTCCGTGGCGGTGACCAGCCTGTCCAGCGAGGTTCAGTACATGAACACCGTGGTTGGATCGTACATGACAACTAACATCTCCCACATTCCACCTCGGAGCGAGCACCTG GTGAATTTTACTGCAAAAGCCGAGATGGGAGGACCATATTCCTATGTGTA CTTCTTCTGCACGTTACCCTATATCGGAGTGCACAACATAGTGGTCTTCATTCG AACTTCGGTGAAGATTTCCTACATTGGCCACATGACCCAGAGCTCCTTGGAGACACATCACTATGTGGATTGTGGAGTAAATTCCACAACTGTTTAG